One window of the Eucalyptus grandis isolate ANBG69807.140 chromosome 6, ASM1654582v1, whole genome shotgun sequence genome contains the following:
- the LOC104451665 gene encoding neutral ceramidase 2-like yields the protein MYLPMLIPHESKTVKTMSNKGRKCLPLSLLALVVLGVVNGEYLIGVGSYDSTGPAADVNLMGYGNIQQNAAGIHFRLRARAFVVAESPNGARFTFVNLDAGMASQLVTVKVLERLRSRFGDLYTEENVAISGIHTHAGPGGYLQYVLYIVTSLGFVKQSFDAIVDAVEQSIVQAHNNLKPGSIFINRGDVDDAGISRSPSAYLLNPAEERARYLTNVDKQMTLLKFVDGESRESIGAFNWFATHGTSMSRDNQLISGDNKGAAARFFEDSYRSALGKGKSANRSNVDGLLLIEKAQTIGATGGQPCSKTSSRSSKVRINDGSLFVAAFCQSNVGDVSPNVLGAFCTDTGKPCDFNRSSCNGDDTLCVGRGPGYPDEILSTKIIGDRQFQTALELFMSAKEELTGKIDYRHAYINFTDIEVELEGNRVVKTCPAAVGAGFAAGTTDGPGQFGFQQGDTEINPFWKLVRNLLEKPSAYQEKCQKPKPVLLSTGEMFHPYAWAPAILPIQMLRLGQLIILSVPGEFTTMAGRRLREAVKETLISNGNGEFREDLQVVIAGLTNTYSQYVATFEEYTQQRYEAASTLYGPHTLSAYIQEFKKLAKAMATGVKVPRGPSPPDLSSVQISLLLPPPGDLPPPGINFGDIKEDVTQPESKAFKTGDRVNATFWSADPRHDLLTEGTFAVVEKLEGEWWIPVHDDDDFCLFFKWKSENYGLYGSATIEWEVPEETKPGIYRLRHYGSSQKIFSPTEYFTGASSAFTVS from the exons ATGTATCTACCAATGTTAATCCCACACGAAAGCAAGACGGTGAAGACGATGAGCAACAAAGGGCGCAAGTGTCTGCCTCTCTCGTTGCTCGCGCTCGTAGTTTTGGGAGTCGTGAATGGGGAGTACCTGATCGGAGTAGGGAGCTATGACTCGACAGGACCGGCTGCCGATGTGAACCTGATGGGCTACGGAAACATCCAGCAGAATGCGGCGGGGATTCACTTCCGGTTGAGAGCAAGGGCGTTTGTCGTGGCGGAAAGTCCAAACGGGGCGAGGTTCACCTTCGTCAATCTCGATGCCGGGATGGCTTCGCAGCTCGTCACTGTGAAGGTTCTGGAAAGGCTTAGGTCGAG GTTTGGAGATTTGTACACCGAAGAGAATGTTGCAATCAGTGGTATACACACTCATGCTGGTCCCGGAGGTTACTTGCAGTACGTGCTCTACATTGTGACCTCCCTCGGATTCGTCAAACAGTCATTTGATGCCATCGTCGATGCCGTTGAGCAAAGCATCGTCCAAGCTCACAACAATCTCAAGCCTGGTTCCATATTCATTAACCGAG GGGATGTGGATGATGCAGGTATAAGTCGGAGCCCGAGTGCGTACTTGCTCAATCCGGCTGAGGAGAGAGCTCGATACCTGACCAACGTGGACAAGCAAATGACGCTGTTGAAGTTTGTCGATGGAGAGAGCAGGGAAAGCATCGGAGCGTTCAATTGGTTCGCGACACACGGGACGTCCATGAGCCGAGACAACCAGCTCATCAGCGGAGACAACAAAGGAGCCGCTGCCAGGTTCTTTGAGGACTCGTACCGGTCTGCTTTGGGGAAGGGGAAATCGGCTAACCGATCTA ACGTAGATGGTTTGCTGTTGATCGAGAAGGCACAAACAATAGGCGCAACTGGAGGGCAGCCGTGCAGCAAAACGAGCAGCCGGAGTTCCAAGGTAAGGATAAACGATGGTTCCTTGTTCGTGGCTGCGTTTTGCCAATCCAACGTGGGGGACGTGAGCCCAAACGTGCTTGGAGCATTCTGCACCGATACAGGAAAACCGTGCGATTTCAACCGCTCTTCGTGCAACGGGGACGATACACTTTGTGTGGGGCGTGGACCTGG GTACCCAGATGAAATACTAAGCACAAAGATCATAGGCGACAGGCAATTCCAGACGGCCCTTGAGCTATTCATGTCTGCTAAAGAAGAACTGACCGGAAAGATAGATTACCGTCATGCATATATAAATTTCACAGATATTGAGGTGGAGTTAGAGGGAAACCGGGTGGTTAAAACATGTCCCGCAGCCGTTGGTGCAGGTTTTGCTGCTGGAACCACTGATGGCCCTGGCCAATTCGGTTTCCAGCAAGGCGATACAGAG ATCAACCCCTTTTGGAAGCTTGTGAGGAACTTGCTGGAAAAACCAAGTGCGTATCAGGAGAAATGCCAGAAGCCAAAGCCCGTCTTACTTAGCACCGGTGAAATGTTCCATCCCTACGCTTGGGCG CCAGCGATTCTTCCAATTCAAATGCTCAGATTAGGACAACTGATCATTCTCTCTGTACCAGGAG AATTCACAACAATGGCTGGCCGGCGACTGAGGGAGGCGGTGAAGGAGACATTGATAAGCAATGGGAATGGAGAATTCCGGGAGGATCTCCAGGTCGTGATAGCAGGCCTTACAAACACTTATTCACAGTATGTGGCGACCTTTGAAGAGTACACACAGCAGCGATATGAG GCTGCTTCTACGCTCTACGGTCCCCACACGTTATCAGCCTATATCCAAGAATTCAAGAAACTAGCAAAAGCGATGGCAACAGGAGTAAAGGTCCCTAGAGGCCCTTCACCACCCGACCTTTCCTCTGTACAGATCAGCCTCTTGCTTCCCCCGCCGGGCGACTTACCTCCTCCAGGCATTAATTTCGGCGACATTAAAGAGGACGTCACCCAACCAGAAAGTAAAGCATTTAAAACGGGAGACAGAGTAAATGCCACTTTCTGGAGTGCAGACCCAAGACACGACCTATTAACAGAAGGCACGTTTGCGGTCGTAGAAAAGCTTGAGGGGGAATGGTGGATACCGGTACATGATGACGATGACTTCTGCTTGTTTTTCAAGTGGAAGTCGGAAAACTATGGATTGTATGGTTCGGCAACCATTGAGTGGGAAGTTCCGGAGGAGACTAAGCCCGGGATTTACCGCTTGAGGCACTATGGTTCCTCTCAGAAGATATTCTCTCCCACCGAGTACTTCACTGGTGCATCCAGTGCATTTACGGTGTCATAG
- the LOC104448899 gene encoding alcohol dehydrogenase-like 7 has translation MAMEAGKLPTAGKPIRCRAAVSRKPGEPLVIEEVMVDPPMPHEVRIRIICTSLCHSDITFWKMKDPPGCFPRIFGHEAVGIVESIGENVDEVTEGDVVVPTFMSDCGECADCKSKKSNLCSKLPFKVSPWMPRYETSRFKDLNGEVLYHFLFVSSFIEYTVVDVAHLTKIDPAIPPNRACLIGCGVSTGVGAAWRTANVEAGSTVAIFGLGSIGLAVAEGARLCGAARIIGVDTNPDKFEIGKKFGVTDFVNAGNCDNKALSQVINEMTGGGADYCFECVGLASLVHEAYACCRKGWGKTVVLGVDRPGSQLTFSSFDVLHSGKSLMGSLFGGLKAKSDIPILLRRYADKELRLDEFVTHEVGFEDINKAFELLIEGKCLRCVIWMGK, from the exons ATGGCGATGGAGGCCGGGAAATTGCCCACCGCAGGGAAGCCGATCCGATGCAGAG CCGCGGTGTCTCGCAAGCCGGGGGAGCCTCTGGTGATCGAGGAGGTGATGGTGGACCCGCCGATGCCTCACGAGGTCCGGATTCGGATCATTTGCACGTCCCTCTGTCACAGCGACATTACGTTCTGGAAAATGAAG GATCCTCCCGGATGTTTCCCAAGGATTTTTGGGCACGAGGCGGTGGG GATTGTGGAGAGCATTGGAGAAAATGTCGACGAGGTAACTGAAGGGGATGTAGTCGTTCCAACCTTCATGTCCGATTGTGGTGAATGTGCAGATTGTAAGTCAAAGAAGAGCAACTTATGCTCAAAACTCCCCTTCAAGGTATCTCCTTGGATGCCTAGATATGAGACAAGCAGATTCAAGGATCTTAATGGAGAAGTTCTATATCACTTTCTGTTCGTGTCAAGCTTTATTGAGTATACTGTGGTAGATGTTGCCCATCTGACTAAGATTGATCCTGCAATTCCTCCAAATAGAGCATGCCTCATTGGTTGTGGGGTCTCGACAG GGGTTGGGGCTGCCTGGAGAACAGCAAACGTGGAGGCAGGATCAACCGTTGCAATATTTGGACTTGGTTCAATTGGATTAGCA GTTGCAGAAGGAGCGAGACTGTGTGGTGCTGCCAGAATAATAGGTGTGGATACGAACCCAGACAAGTTTGAAATTG GAAAGAAGTTTGGGGTGACAGATTTTGTCAATGCTGGAAACTGCGACAATAAAGCGCTAAGCCAG GTGATCAATGAGATGACTGGCGGGGGAGCAGATTACTGTTTTGAGTGTGTTGGTTTGGCATCGTTGGTGCATGAGGCCTATGCTTGTTGCAgaaag GGTTGGGGAAAAACAGTTGTATTGGGAGTGGACAGGCCAGGGTCGCAGTTGACCTTTAGCTCCTTTGATGTCCTTCATAGCGGGAAAAGCCTTATGGGATCTTTGTTTGGAGGTCTCAAAGCTAAGTCAGATATTCCCATCCTCCTGAGGCGCTATGCGGACAAG GAGTTGCGGTTGGATGAGTTTGTCACACATGAGGTGGGCTTTGAAGATATCAACAAAGCTTTCGAGTTACTTATTGAAGGAAAGTGTCTTCGATGTGTGATATGGATGGGCAAATGA